One Mus pahari chromosome 10, PAHARI_EIJ_v1.1, whole genome shotgun sequence genomic window, ggtgaATGGAGACAAAAGTAACAGAATGAAATCAGTGTGGTACAGAGAATTCCAAGAGGCTACTGTGACTGAGGGCCCAGCCGGTTGGAGACCAGGAAAAGCCCCATGGAGATCAGCCATGTGATCTAGGACAGAGGGGACAGGGGCGTCATCTGAGTTAGGTTTTCCAGAGTCTATGAAGGATGCGCAGCTATCAGGCGATGTCCAGCAGTAGAACAGGAGACAAGTGAGTTGCCTAAGAGAGCACTTGAAGATGGAGCTGGACTAGGAGTGGGTTAGAAGCTGAGATGAGGGGAAACAGAAGtgaggagggtttttttttttttttttttttactgtagctAAAAACACCCGAGGGAGAAGTCTGGGAGACAGTGGAGTACTATTTTGACCAAGCACACTGAGTATATGGTAATGGTTCGCAGGCAACTGGATATGCCAGACTGACTTTGTAAtcagggggcggggcgggagaTAACGCTCTGGGACGTCATGGACAAATAGGCAACAGATATCAACACTCTCGCCTAAGTAGAGGATGCAATGTGTACTTCGAACACTAGGTGGCAGTGAATACTCACTACCCACACAGACCCTTTGTCCAACACCCAGATGTCTCAGGAAGATTTGAGGTGTGGACACCTATCTCAGTCACAAACCCGGAGAGACATTTAGAAGCTTTCCTCAGAAGCTTTTCAatgatgggtgggggtggggggtgttaccagtgaggttttgttgttgttgtttttatgctttgttttgttttttaaccacaTCTTCAGAAAGGGACATAAAACTCAGACATAAAACTGCATGTACAAACCAGGATACTGAGGCCAGAGAGAGGGACAACCCTCCCAAGGTCACATATCCCTGTACTATCTAGCCGAGAGCCATCTCCCACAACTCATGGAAAAGGGAAATGGATGTTACTGGAAGACAAACCTGACCAGCCTGCAAATGCTTAAGCCATGCTAGCTTGGGGATGGGAGTCTCCTAACTTCCCTCAAGCACCTGTCTGAGGCGCCCGCGGAGcgccttccttccattccttggAGGCACACAAGCAGCTAAGGGCGGCTTCAAATCCAGATGTCCTGACGCTGGCTCAGTGGCCTTCCTATAAACTACCGTTGACTTTCTATTCAGGGACAGTTTTCTTAGAGTAGGGCCTGCCCACAGGGTTACGGTTGGGGAAAAGGTTCCAGTATGTTGTGTTGCTAAGAGCTTGCTAAGAGGTGCAGTGTCTCACCTTTGGGTGCTCGGGCCTTTCATCGCCACGTCCCAGGCTGCCGCCCAGGTACCGGTCCCTGTCCTTGCCACTGGTGCCACCCCGGCCCCACCCTGGCAAGCATCCCCACCTGCAATCCTGCCTCTTGCAGTTTGAGATCCGGCAGCTGCGTGCGCACCTGGCACAGCAGGACCTGGATCTGGCAGCCGAGCGGGAGGCGGCGCTGCAGGCCCCACACGTGCTCAGCCAGCCACGCAGCCGCTTCAAGGTCGTGGAGGCTGGCACGTGGGCGGAGGAGACAGCAGCGGAGAGCATCGTGGAGGAGCCGAGGCCCTCGCAAGGTGAGTGCGCTGTCCCCAGAGCCCCAAGGATTCCTACCTCACCTCACTTCAGGTCTCtagaggcacagagaggctaggacggggggggggggggggattcctaGAGCTGGGACCACTCCAAAGTTAGTACCCTCGCCACTGCCTCTCAGAGCCCAGGAGGAACATCTAGCTAGGGGATCTGATGCAAATTCAAAAGTATTCAGATCTAGCAAAGCCATTCTAGTCCCATTGTGCATTAATAGTTGTTACTCTTTTTGTACttgcaaaaaaaccaaaaaaacaaaatcggggatggatgggtagatggatggaaggaaggaaggaaggaaggaaggaaggaaggaaggaaggaaggtaggtaggtaggtagatagagagTGCAGCCCATCATACTGGGAGAATCATGGGAGCTGGAGCTGATGGCACCTTGTAGCTCCCCTGTTGGGAACCAGATGAAACAGGTACTAGCTTGCTTTCTCCAGTTCTCTCCAGCCTGAAGCCTCAGCTCCCGGGATCCTGCCATCCACTGCTAGAAAGgacttccctcctcagttaatcCAACCTAGTTCTCTCATACTCTTCTCTCTTCAGAAGCCCTGGGcaccagaggtttgtctccttgGTAATTGTATCTCCTGTCAAACTGACCAGCACTAACTACCATGGTGACAGAACCAGGCTCCTAGTCAGAGGTCTGAGACCTTCGTAATGGACTGCCCCTTGCGAGGGCCCAGAGAAGTCCAGGTTTGAAACCAGAACAGCCTGTGGCAAGCTTTGCAGGCGGGGCAAATGGAAAGCCATCACATGAGTGGTAAAAGGCAGAGGTGCGGTAAGCCCAGCCTGGCGCTATTTCTAGGTCTAAAGCTCattgcttcttccaggcagctttgACCTGGAGAAGCAGGGGATCTTGCTTCTCTGGACCCTGATTTTTACCTGCTGTCAAGAGGGGTCCTTACAGGGTTGTAAAGAAAGCAGCCACACCCAGAGAAAGATGGTGCTGGACCTCGACATGGGACTTCCAGACTCCCAAAGCCAGCTTGGTCCAGGAGTGACTTCCCTTTGGTCTCCTGTGCTCCCCCTTACATGGAGGGCAGAACTAGAAAGAGCAGGTGGGGCAGGAGGCCGCACTTCCTAACTCCATGGCTTGAGACTGTAGTGGCCTCACCTCCAGCTCCCTCTGCTGCCTCACAGGAGCCCGAGGAACCAACAGTGTGAGTGATTTCCCCCCCCACCAGTGTACAGTGACCTCCTAAGTCATCACGCCCCCCCCTCCCGACTTAACACCTGGACGGGTTCCCTGTACTCTCTCTGAAAAAAATGCCCAAGTCCCTTCAAGTAGTGTGGTCATTCGTTAGATGCCTATGACAAAATGCCCCACAGGGAGGGGTTTGAGGCACAGAGATAGCCTCACTTTTCTAGGTGCTAGAATCCGAGATCCGGGTTTTGGTAGGGTCGGTCCCTCCGCGGGCAATGATGGAGAACCTATTCCTTCTTCTTCTGGAGCTCTTGGTGGTTATTGGCAATCCTTGGCTTGTGGAAGCACCCGCCTCTGCTGTCATCTTTACATGGCACCTCCCTTCGTGTCTGTGTCCAAACCCCGTATCTGTACAGGCGCACCCTACTCTAACAGGATCTTATCGTGACTAATTGCACCGCAATCGTGTTTCCTGATAAAGCGGATATCCTTCAGTATAACACACGGAGGAGGGACATGGTTATGCAGTCAGCAACAGATGCTAACCAAGACCCCTTCCTCACCTGCTCCTACCCCATCACCTGTGGCATCCCTAGAAACCTCCCTATCTTTTAATGCATACTTATCTGGTATATAgcagacacccacacacaattCAGTCCTCAACTGCACTTCCACAGCCAGAGAGCCCTCAGTGGCACGGCCAGTGCCTCTGAAGCAGAGGGCAAAATGCAGAGGCTGTGAGAAGCCTCCATGATTCATGGCCTGAAATAGTCCAGGAACTCAGGGTATCCCCCAGCTGATTTCTCTCTGACCGGGAGACATGTCCAGGGTGGGGATTTCCATGACACGAGAAATTACAGTCAGATGATCGAAGAGCATTCCGGGCCACTCTGAAGATTAAGAAAGGGCAACATTTGTTAGGAGCTGTGACTTCCAAGGCAGCAGGGCTCAGAGGCCCTCTGCATGCCCAGTAGGACACAGACAATCCAGGCATTAACCTGCAGACATAGCAGTGAGTCACAGGAGCCTTGGGACACGGCCAGCATCACCTCTGCGTGGCTGTCACTCCTTAAGTGGGGGAGGGCTGCTGGGGAGGGCAAGAGTGCCCGCTCCAGCTCCAGCCCAGCCACATCCCTCCGAAAGGAAAGAGCTTCCTGAAGTTGCCAGCAGGTCCCAGTCAGACAATGCCGACTGCCTTCTGTTTAGACTCGCTTCAgcacaaatcatttttaaaacctgGGCTGCAAAAGTTCCAGGCTTTGGGGCCTGCCAAGTTCACAGTGCCCCTGTATAGTCATTAATACTTCGCTCCCAAATTTATTAGTCTTGAAACTTGCCCATAACTTATGAAATACAGCTCCTGGTGGGAGTGCCACAGATTTTCCCATATATCACAACTTTGGCGTCCCCCTTGATGTACCAGCGTCCAGAGAAGCAGCCACAGAGGTGCCTCTGGCCAGTCTGCCCTTGGCCTTCCCTCTGCCAAGCAGCAGGGAGCAGGAAGTTGAGCTGGCTGCAGGGTTTATCCTTGGGGGAGACGGGACCAAGGTACCTTTGCTGGCCCCAAGTATGTGGGCCTAATAAAAGTGCCTAGGACCCTAGGAGCCTCTGACCTGGAAGAGCCTTGCATCTGGCCTCTGAAGTAGCTTGAATGAGTCTGGGACCCAGGTCTGGCCTTGAGGGTTAGCCTCCCCAAGCAGGGCTAGCTTCATGCCCTGTCTAGTCCCATAAGGCCCTGGGGCTCAAGTCACTGCTTTTGCCTTCCTGGCAgatttggtgttttttttgtttttttgttttgttgttgttgttcagaaacAATGTTAACTCAATCACTGGgcgcaacaactagaatcctaatcttgtacaCCATAATACATCTAAAACCTCCAGTGGCAAATCCTGGTGGATTCTGTATATATAAACTGGGGAGATGCTAGTAGCTACATCTCGCCCTCTCGCTATCCCCACCTAAAAAGCCAGTTTTGGTGCTTTTTAAAGCTACTCATTCCAACAGCTTGTCTGGTCTCCGAGCCCTGGAAGCTCTTCCCTGAGAAAGCCTAGGGGTTCCGTTGTGTGCACTGCCCCCAGGCATGGCATGCCGCAGGTACCCTGGGGATGCCAGCCAGCATCTTCTCAGGGAGGGCTGCTGCGCCATTGAGGAGCGGGAGAATGGGCACAGCCTCTTAGGCTCTGCGGTGTGTGTCTTCCTCAGACACCCTCACTACTCAGCCACATGGAGCTTAGCTGTCTCATTATCTCCAAGAGGCTGGGCCCAGCCAGCTCGGGTACCTTGGTGGCTGAGATGTGGGATGCCTGCAGCAGGCTGCAACTCCAGGCTGCCACCACCCACCCCAGATCTGGGACAGTGGTGAAGAACCTGAGTAGGGGGATCACAGGAGTGCAGTGTACTGAAAGCTTGGCACTGGGCAGGCCTACAGAGGAGAGCAGGGTATCCGCTGGCCAAGAGGTTGGTGTGAGTTAGCAAACGGAGTTGCTAGATACATTGGCAGGGTATAGGCCCGCTTGTTTTAGAAGGATTAGCATGTTAAACAGTCACAGCCTGGTCAGGCTGAGGGTTACAGTCACAATGGGTTCATCCTGGTTGCTATGTGCTGGAGAGGTGGAAGCTCTGTAAATCCTTGTACATTAGGCATTTATTTCCCGATGAGATAGAAGCCCCTGCTCCTCTGAATGGTGGGTGCTCCCCAGTCCTTGACTGTGTTCCCGAGGTGGGAGCTCCTCCTTACTCTAATACCTGGCAGAGAGCTGGGCCCTGGGTAGGTGGGAGGCACTGAGTCCTCTCTGGGAGTGGAAGATAGATGATCTGGAGGCCTCTGGGACCTTCTGGTGTTTCAGGGCCTTCTAGCCATGTAGCCCAGCTATGTCACATTCTAGAAGAGCCTTGTGGAGACTCGCTTAACAAATGGAGAAACTGAAGTCTAGCAAGGGGACAAGACCTGATCAAGATCTAGACCAGTGGTAGCACCAGAAAACAGTCCCTGCTGCCTGTCCCCATGGCTCAGTGGCCCTGCACCATCTGTGGTTTGCCGGGAACAGTCACTTCTGCTTCCCAGTGCAGTGGCAGAACTAGGCTGTAATTATAGCGAAGGTTGTGGATGGATGTCCACAGAGAATCTGTACTAGCTAATGCAGGAGGcaggagccagcctgggccacacccTCCGCTCAGCAACAGTTCGGAACACACCTCTGACCGCAGGCATTTCAAGATCAAAAAGAGGCCAAGAAAGCTTTTAAGATCCGTGCATCTCCCACTCAGTCTCTAGATCTGAAGGTGGACTGGCTTCAGCAGTCAACTCAGGTGTACCTCAGAAGGTAGCCTCCAAAGGCATCAAGTCTGTCACCTGCGGACCTCAGCCGGCAGATAAGCCAAAGGGTGTGCTGAGGACTCCGTATCCTGTCATCGTAGGTATGCATCGGAGGCCTTCTGTGTGTCTGGCTCTATTCTAAGAACCTGACCTGCCTGTTAGCTCTCTGTAATCGTCACAATAACTCAGGAGTGTAGCCATCGCCATCCCCATTTTACAGTGCTCAGAGGGCAACTTAGCTAGAACATGGTGACACTCACCACATGcacccttctctgccctcatctCTGTAGAAGCCACAGTGAAAGATGACATGAACAGCTACATCAGCCAATACTACAATGGGCCCAGCACTGGTAAGTCTGGGTTGGGACTGTTGGCATGCAGTATGAAGCCCCAGGACACGGTGACCCCAGCAAACCCTAAACCCAAAGATAGGTACGGTCTGGCCTGGCTTCAGATAGCAGGTCCCACCATTATAAGCCTGTGATGGCAGAGCTTAGGGTTAAAACACACCTGGAGCTTTAATCCTCATCTTATGGGTTAGCTGAAACCCTGACGCCCTGCAGCTGCCAAGGCCAGGGCAACCTGATCCATCTCTGACCATGAGAGTCGAGTGCGGAGCCCTacaagaggaaagggtttgtagTCCAGAACTCAAGTGATCTTCCATCCCATGCTCAGGTGGCCCTGGTAGAAAGCAAACTTATTCAGCATAGCTGGCAGCAGGCCTGGGTAGTCCTGATGTGCTTAATGCTTCCTTCATACCCTTGAAATCCTTGAGGATGCCTGGTGTGTTTTccacggggggtggggtgggtagggtggggggaggggtggggggtgaggagtGAGGGGAGGGGGATTGATTTTATACCCAGACCCGTTATCATATTGGTTTTCAGTAGCCAAAGTTTCAAACCTTGAGTTTGGATTTTACAGTCCTTGAAATTCTTGCACTCTCCACTATAGGCATAGAAAATATATGCTATCTAACACatatttgattgtttttcttctccaCCGTCTAACCCCCCTAAGACcagttctctcttttctcctttcgcCTGTCCGCATCTAAACTGCTGGTTCTCCAGCTCTGACCCATCTTCTCAGTCCTCTCCCCATAACTTTGGGGAGAGCCCTGTAGCTCAACAGCCAGCGTACCCTACCATCAGCCCCACTGCCTCTCAGAGAAAAGAGCTGCTGTGCGCTGAGAGCCCTGAGGGGAGTCAGTCTTCAAAAAACAGACCACTCAGGACATGCACCACACTCCTCCAGCTCATTTAAAACTCCCAAGAGTGTGGCAAGGTGGAACTCAGGGGCTCTCTGGGTAGCCAGCTGGTAAATTCCAGTCTCcaggagaaatcctgtctcagaaaaataaagtagagaaatacaggaagacATCCAACTCACCCCCTGGGCTCCACTCACACATGGGCAGGTGCTCCCATACTCACGAGCATCAActactcccactcccactcccactaatagtaatagtaataatagtaataataataataacaacaacaacaacacagtcaCTCCTCAAGAGAACCCAAATCCTTTCTCCTGGGATAAGCTTTCTGGGTTGACTGGGATGGACTAGGTTGGTCCATTGTGAAGATATTTCTGCATCTTGGTTTAAAAGGCCCACAGCAGGCTATGTGAGGCTCCCCTCCCAGACCACTTCCACCACCCAGAATCCAGCAGTCCTCACTGAGTACAACGTGGACCTCGAGGCCAAAGCACTAGCTGAGACACGCTTCCACTGAGAAGTGCTTCTCCTGGGAAGTGTTGCGGGTCCCGATTCATGGGTGACTGGTAAAAGAGTGTCACGTGTCTGTACTGCAGTTCACTGAGGGGAACGGGCAACATCTCCCCCAGTGTAAGCAATGATCATGACATAGGTTCTCAAAGACTGCCCTTCACCATGGCTGCTTCTGTTGCCCGGCCCCACGCTGGCCTTCAAAGTGACGGAGGCAAAGCATGATCAATATAACCTTTCTTAGCCAGACAGGGgggcaaacacctttaatttcaacactcaggaagcaaaggcaggtggactcctgtgagttcaaggccaggctagtctacaaagtgagttccaggatacccaccAGAGCTACaatgtgaaaccctgtctcagaaaacaaaacaacaaaacacacacacacacacacacacacacacactatgtatgtatgtatatatgtatgtatgtatgtatgtatgtatgatgttaTTTCTTGCAGACAGTGGAGCCCCAGAGCCAGCGGTATGTGTGGTCACTACAGCTGCCATAGACATCCACCAGCCCAATGTCCCCTCAGACCTCTTCTCTGTTGACCTGCCTCTGAAGCTCAGCGGCAACAGCACCTGCGCCAGCGCCACCTCGGAGACCACCTCCCACTCCACCTGTGGCTCAGTCACCAGGGCCCAGAGCGCCAGCAGCCAGACATTGGGTTCCTCCACAGACTGTAGCACCCCCCGAGAAGAGCTGCTGCCCTCTAAGCCCAGATCTTCTCCCCTGCCACTGCTTCTGCCCCCTCAGCAGCTGGTGGCAGAGGCCACAGTCCAGGACCTGATGTCCTCCCTGTCAAAGGACCCTTGCCCACCGCATAAGGCCTTGGACCCAGCACCCCTGGCCCAGCCTACCCCAGTGGCCTCAGTCCAGACCAGCCCTGAGCTGGAGCATAGGGTAAGTCTGTTCAACCAGAAGAACCAGGAGGCCCTCCCTGTTCTTCAGATCAACCCTGTCATCCACTTGCAGCCCacagtggggctggaggagaAGTTCAGATCTTTGGAATCCAAAGAGCCAAAGCTGCATACGGTTCCCGAGGCTTAGAGAGCCTACCAACTTGTTGAGTGCAAAGAGGGGAGACAGCCATCTTGACACTTCAGGACCCCAGAGGCCACCCATGGCCATACATGGGGCTCAGGATCCCACCTGATCTCCCACAGGGTGCTGTCTGCCTCCAGGGAGGTGAGGACGCCAGGCAGAGGCCACATGCATCAGACCTCAGTCAGAGTCCAGAGCTGGGGCCTCCTTTTGCCCTCTCAGGAGAGGGTGGTGCTCCTGgctggggttttgggtttttgtttcgtttgttgtattgttttgggtttttttaaaaccatttttataaAAACCAGCCTATGGCCCAGCTTCAGCAGGGTACAGTGTGGGGGCCAGCTCAGCCTCTTTCGTTGCCTTCGTTCCTGATGTCCACCCCGGATTCTTGGGGACAGCACTGTGAGCAGGGGCTGCCCAGCCTCACCCCAAGCCGTCTTTCCAGAAATGCTGAGGGAGCCACCACAACCACGGAGACCACACCTGAGCCTGTCTCACCTGTCATTCTCTCATTCCAGCATGGACATTTCCAAGTCTTCACAGGCCATGAGGGGATGGATCTGGAGGCGGGAGGGGGATGGAAGGGGAGGGACAGCCATTTTATGACCCTGgctttaataataaaaaccagcTGCACTGAGATGTCTGGCCagtggaggtttttgtttgtttgccattgTCTACAGTGGTTCAGGGTTCACCAGATACACACTTATCTGGGCCACTCTATCTCCTCCCTGGCAGCCCCCAGGCCTTTACAGAGAGCCTTGAGCCCGTCCGCAATGGCCAGTGAGTGCTTTTCCCTCCCCTATCTCTCCATCAGAATGGAACCCACAGCTGTGCCTCCCTCCCTGGCAACTCCTGAGCAGCTCTTGGACCCAGGGCTCCACTCTTGAGGGCGTCAGACTCAACCTGGTCCAGAGCTGAGTTCAGCTCTTATTTTGCCATCTGCCCAGTTACAGACATGCATGACATTCCTGGCTTTCTGCCCAGTCCCTGGTCATTTTCCTAGATACCCGACCCCAACTCTCATCCCAGCCTTGGTGAGGCCCATGTCCTCTGGTGGACTGGACTGCAGCAGGCTCAGCCTGGCCTAGTTCTggctttccttctctccctcatccTCCCAGGCTGCTCTCGGCCCACCTGCCCAGCATCTTTCAGAGTTGTGTTTGTATAACCATCAGgctttctcatgtgtgtgtgtgtgggggggggcaggaagggaTGGTTTGCTGTTTTAAGGGATCCTGTCCCTCCACATGACAGGTAAGAGTCACAACCATTTGGGACGTAGCTGCCACTTCTTTGAAGTCTCCCCTTCACTCTTTAGAGCTTGCTGTATAGGTGTGCAGCCTGCCCTGCCTCTGATGAGTCAGGTGTCCTTCAGTTCCTGGAGCCCCTTGAGTTAGCTCTGGAGGGGCAGCAGTCTCATGGTGTGATCAGCAGCTGCCCCTTTGCCTGCTTCGAGGCTCAGGACACAGAAGCACCCTGGGACGGTGGTTGAAAAGGAGGGAATTGTTAGGTGTAGGCAAAGGCCACTCCTCGTTCATGAGATCTGTAATAAGGGTGCTGGAGGATTGCCAGGTTTGTTCCCTGACACAGAAAAGGGATTGGACAGCcccagaaaacagaagagaagcctCAAGAAAGGGGGAGTAACAGCTTTATCTCCCTAGGCCTTAGAGTCTGCTAAATGGACACAGGTGTGGGTATTTTACAGGGCTCTGAagtcctccccctctcccctatTGGTTTGTTTGGATACCACTCTTAGACGTCCACAACCCACCCTCTCCGTACCCAACCACCAGCAACCCGTCCTCCCCAAGCCTGTGAGCACATGGCCTCATGCCCGCTCAACATTTCTCCTCAGTACCTTGTGGGAACAAGAAGCCGCTATCTCATGGAGCCTACTTCCACTTTCCGTACTTATCTATACCCACTAGAGCTCCTTTGTTCCATTGCTGTTGGGGAGGGCCAATGGCTGCTCTCGTTGCTTCCAGCGGAGAGGGGGTGGAGTCTAGGGCTGTCAATCCAAGAGAAAAGAGACTTTTATGAGATAAgactcctgggggtgggggcagttgaGGGGGTTTCTGTAAAATGTCTGACAGGCAGCGCATCTAGTGCTCTAGTCATCTGCAGGACTATCTATAGGAACAAGAGGACTAAAGGAGCGGAGAGGAGAATATGAGATGCCATGACAGTACAGCCCAGAGTGAGGCAAGagtcccctaaaaaaaaaaatcatcccacaGAGTAGCAATCAGCCCTGGGCTGGTCTCAAGGATGATGAGACTGGATCTGCTTTCAGATGCTCTGAGAGCTGTCAAGGTGGCTAGACGCTCAGTCTGAGGTCCCTCCCACATGgcttgagaaagaagaaatgatttaaaCATCGTTTGATTTTTTAGTTTAAACAATAGAGGACCTAGATCTCTTGGCTGGAGGTAGGCTTGAATTGAGCCAAGATCATGTCTGGAAATGATAGTCACAGGCCTTTGCTCTTTGGCTGTTTCGTGGTTATTTCTCCGTGTCAGAGTCAGAGAGCCAGCCTGACTCAGGAAAGCCGTCTGGAAGACACTTTAAGACAAATATACTTGGGTTGTGTCTTAGGGGAACTATTgttgtaatgaaacaccatgaccaaagc contains:
- the Tmem266 gene encoding transmembrane protein 266 isoform X1; the encoded protein is MALVTSFNMTNPQPAIEGGISEVEIISQQVDEETKSIAPVQLVNFAYRDLPLAAVDLSTGGSQLLSNLDEEYQREGSDWLKPCCGKRAAVWQVFLLSASLNSFLVACVILVVLLLTLELLIDIKLLQFSNAFQFAGVIHWISLVILSVFFSETVLRIVALGIWDYIENKIEVFDGAVIILSLAPMVASTVANGPRSPWDAISLIIMFRIWRVKRVIDAYVLPVKLEMEMVTQQYEKAKAIQEEQLERLTQICQEQGFEIRQLRAHLAQQDLDLAAEREAALQAPHVLSQPRSRFKVVEAGTWAEETAAESIVEEPRPSQEATVKDDMNSYISQYYNGPSTDSGAPEPAVCVVTTAAIDIHQPNVPSDLFSVDLPLKLSGNSTCASATSETTSHSTCGSVTRAQSASSQTLGSSTDCSTPREELLPSKPRSSPLPLLLPPQQLVAEATVQDLMSSLSKDPCPPHKALDPAPLAQPTPVASVQTSPELEHRVSLFNQKNQEALPVLQINPVIHLQPTVGLEEKFRSLESKEPKLHTVPEA
- the Tmem266 gene encoding transmembrane protein 266 isoform X2, which codes for MAVSNAFQFAGVIHWISLVILSVFFSETVLRIVALGIWDYIENKIEVFDGAVIILSLAPMVASTVANGPRSPWDAISLIIMFRIWRVKRVIDAYVLPVKLEMEMVTQQYEKAKAIQEEQLERLTQICQEQGFEIRQLRAHLAQQDLDLAAEREAALQAPHVLSQPRSRFKVVEAGTWAEETAAESIVEEPRPSQEATVKDDMNSYISQYYNGPSTDSGAPEPAVCVVTTAAIDIHQPNVPSDLFSVDLPLKLSGNSTCASATSETTSHSTCGSVTRAQSASSQTLGSSTDCSTPREELLPSKPRSSPLPLLLPPQQLVAEATVQDLMSSLSKDPCPPHKALDPAPLAQPTPVASVQTSPELEHRVSLFNQKNQEALPVLQINPVIHLQPTVGLEEKFRSLESKEPKLHTVPEA